The window GGGCAGGAGCTCCCAGGGAAGGGGGCACCACCTGAAGTGCACCAGGGAGGGTGTCATGACCAGCCATATCCGCCGCGCGCCCGCAGCGCCGGCTTCGCAGCCCCAGGCCACGCTTAGCTACGGTCAGCATTTTGGCCCCTACGTCATCACCGGCTTTGCCGGGAGCGGGGCTACGAGCTACGTCTACAAGGCGCGTCGCCGCGATCGCGTCGAGCCGGTGGCGATCAAGGTGCTGCATCCTCATCTCGTGGCGGATGCGACCAAGCGCCTGAAGTTCTACCAGGAAGCGCGCATTATGATGCGCATGCAACACCCCAACGTGGCGCGTTTTCATGACATCATCGAAGACGGCGACACGCTGGCGTTCGTTATGGAATACATCGACGGGCATACCCTGGAGCACTGGCGAGCTCTGCACAGTGAGCAGCTCGATGAGGCGACGCTGGGCTGTGTCTTTGTCGACGTGTTGCGGGGCCTGACCGCCGCCCACCGCCAGGGGGTGGTGCATCGCGATATGAAGCCGGCCAACGTCATGATCGCCCAGATCGAGGGGCACTACACCGCCAAGATCATCGATTTTGGGGTCGCTCGCTTTATGGGGGAGCCTCTCAGCGAGAGCGAGCGCACCAAGATCGTCGGCACCGCCGCCTACATCTCACCGGAAGAGGTGGTGAACCCGGAGGAGGTGTGCCTGGCCAGCGACATCTACAGCCTGGGGGTGATGCTCTACGAGGCGGCCTGTGGTCGGCGCCCCTTCGAGGGTATGGAGGTGCGCGAGTTGATGGAGGCGCATGCGCGTTGCGCGCCCGACCGTCCACGTCAACTCAATCCCGGACTCTCCGGCGGCTTTGAGGCGGTGATCATGCGCACGCTGGAAAAGCGCCCGGACTCGCGCTTTGGCTCGGCCGCCGAGATGATCGGTGCCATAGAGATGGCCCTGCAGGGGGCCTATGAGCTTGAGCAGGCACCGATGCCGGGTGGTGAGCAGGAAGATGCAGCCACCGCCGAATGGACGCGGGTGGCTACTGAGGTTGCAACGCAGAGCCGACGTCGCAGCGTGGGGGCGTGGCTGCGACGATGCGTTGAGGCGGCTATCTCGCATCTGAGCTCGGAGCCCGCCCACGACGACCCGGCGCACTTTGCGCGTCGGCCCGCAGACGCGGTCATGCCCTTTCGCTGAGCGTGTATGACACGCTGCGACATGTTCTTGACACAGAAGGTCATATTCGTAAGGTACGTCGGTAGGTTTCTAGCGAGCTATAGGATCGTAGCTGGTTGCGCTGCCCGCCAACAACACCTGTGTTGTTGAATGTGTTTCCGCTGATCCCGGCTTTGGCTAAGAATCACGTGTTGGCCACGTCCTCCCAATGTGGAGGGCTCAGCCGTCGAGTCCGAGGAGCGGCAAGTCGCACCCTGAATGCGTTTGTCGACAGCGGGTATGCAATGCAACCCGTATGGTTTGAGGAGAGAGTAGTG of the Lujinxingia sediminis genome contains:
- a CDS encoding serine/threonine-protein kinase, encoding MTSHIRRAPAAPASQPQATLSYGQHFGPYVITGFAGSGATSYVYKARRRDRVEPVAIKVLHPHLVADATKRLKFYQEARIMMRMQHPNVARFHDIIEDGDTLAFVMEYIDGHTLEHWRALHSEQLDEATLGCVFVDVLRGLTAAHRQGVVHRDMKPANVMIAQIEGHYTAKIIDFGVARFMGEPLSESERTKIVGTAAYISPEEVVNPEEVCLASDIYSLGVMLYEAACGRRPFEGMEVRELMEAHARCAPDRPRQLNPGLSGGFEAVIMRTLEKRPDSRFGSAAEMIGAIEMALQGAYELEQAPMPGGEQEDAATAEWTRVATEVATQSRRRSVGAWLRRCVEAAISHLSSEPAHDDPAHFARRPADAVMPFR